From the genome of Chanos chanos chromosome 5, fChaCha1.1, whole genome shotgun sequence, one region includes:
- the ndel1a gene encoding LOW QUALITY PROTEIN: nuclear distribution protein nudE-like 1-A (The sequence of the model RefSeq protein was modified relative to this genomic sequence to represent the inferred CDS: inserted 2 bases in 1 codon): MVLLKVSKVLLRNGEHTLEIYAILDDGSERMILLQDAAQRLKLQGKPESLALRTVRQDLRTLKGSLVTFTISSANQPKKVFTIEGAFTAAQLSLAKHTYPVEAWLDKAWLDTARAGDLFRQVEKLWQLDILPYRSEKLVTRSRRYQEAMTTCSPCCAIYALQRHVLDYSHQGEDLRDSIEKHRWIIKDKRKHSQNYKQISMLEDDLLQTQGIKLQLHKYVRKLEQADDGLERTERATIMSLEDFEQKLNQEIEWDAFLESELDEXESLLISVQRLKDEARNLRQELAVLERRPEASKVSAPSSPSPDSEQTDSAVQASLSSTNAPLSKNLNNALTNTQAQASGSASTLTSSARISALNIVTDLLREVGALESKLAACRNFAKDQAARKRYVTNGDGNLVNGEASEFLSALHNKV, from the exons ATGG TCCTTCTCAAGGTCAGCAAGGTGCTCCTGCGAAATGGTGAGCACACTCTGGAGATCTACGCCATACTGGACGATGGCTCAGAGAGAATGATTCTTCTACAGGATGCCGCCCAGAGGCTGAAGCTCCAGGGCAAGCCAGAGAGTCTCGCCTTGCGAACAGTGCGACAAGACCTGAGAACGCTAAAGGGCTCATTAGTGACCTTCACCATTTCATCTGCTAACCAGCCTAAGAAGGTGTTCACCATAGAGGGGGCTTTCACTGCAGCCCAGCTAAGCCTAGCCAAACACACGTATCCAGTGGAGGCTTGGTTGGACAAGGCTTGGTTGGACACTGCAAGGGCCG GTGACCTCTTCAGACAAGTAGAGAAACTCTGGCAGCTGGACATCCTACCGTACAGGAGCGAGAAGCTGGTGACTAGGTCACGGAGGTACCAAGAGGCCATGACAACCTGTTCACCATGCTGTGCCATCTACGCCCTCCAGAGGCATGTGCTTGACTACAGTCACCAGGGAGAGGATCTGCGTGACTCCATTGAGAAGCATAG gtGGATaatcaaagacaaaagaaagcacAGCCA AAACTACAAGCAGATCTCGATGCTGGAGGATGACCTGCTCCAGACACAGGGGATCAAACTGCAGCTGCACAAATATGTCAGAAAATTGGAACAGGCTGATGACGGCCTGGAGAGGACCGAGAG GGCGACCATCATGTCACTGGAGGACTTTGAGCAGAAACTGAATCAAGAAATCGAGTGGGACGCCTTCCTGGAGAGTGAGCTGGATGA AGAATCTCTCCTCATTTCTGTACAGAGATTAAAGGATGAGGCTAGAA ATTTGCGACAGGAGCTGGCTGTACTTGAGAGACGGCCAGAGGCCTCGAAGGTGTCGGCTCCCAGTTCTCCCAGTCCAGACAGTGAGCAGACTGACTCTGCAGTACAGGCTTCTCTGTCCAGCACAAATGCTCCCCTCAGCAAAAATCTTAATAATgcccttacaaacacacaag CTCAGGCCAGTGGCTCTGCCTCCACCCTTACCTCATCTGCTAGAATATCAGCCCTCAACATTGTCACAGATCTGTTGCGCGAAGTTGGG GCTTTGGAGTCCAAGCTTGCAGCCTGCAGAAACTTTGCCAAGGATCAAGCAGCTAGAAAGAGGTACGTGACCAATGGTGATGGGAATTTGGTCAATGGGGAGGCCTCAGAgttcctctctgctctacacAACAAAGTGTGA